Proteins encoded by one window of Candidatus Eisenbacteria bacterium:
- a CDS encoding cupin domain-containing protein: MAATKTDVTAGEDHVYLSAGELEWERAAEPPGELKRLFTDPEDGMETRLVRYHAGDETGGEPGLLGREVIVLEGDFEVGGLHLGVGDFHRASGATVTGRTETGCVLFSVREVARDAGTGEAPDVGTLDEAVTIRAADGPWTELGPGTRAKRLTQDSVHSCEISIVRMDASAMFPPHRHPGAEELLVLVGDCSCQGRRLGPGDYTRSAAGTEHEENRSEQGAEIIMVRHGVG, translated from the coding sequence ATGGCAGCGACCAAGACGGACGTAACGGCGGGAGAGGATCACGTCTACCTCTCGGCCGGGGAACTAGAGTGGGAGCGGGCCGCGGAGCCTCCGGGAGAGCTGAAGAGGCTCTTCACCGACCCGGAGGACGGGATGGAGACCCGCCTCGTCCGGTACCACGCGGGCGACGAGACCGGCGGCGAGCCGGGGCTCCTCGGCCGCGAGGTGATCGTGCTCGAGGGGGACTTCGAGGTGGGCGGCCTGCACCTCGGGGTGGGGGATTTCCATCGCGCCTCGGGCGCCACCGTGACCGGACGCACGGAGACGGGCTGCGTCCTCTTCTCCGTTCGCGAGGTGGCGCGCGACGCGGGCACCGGCGAGGCGCCCGACGTCGGCACGCTCGACGAAGCCGTCACGATCCGCGCTGCCGACGGACCGTGGACCGAGCTCGGACCGGGCACGCGCGCGAAGCGGCTGACTCAGGATTCGGTCCACAGCTGTGAGATCTCGATCGTCCGGATGGACGCCAGCGCCATGTTCCCACCGCATCGCCATCCAGGGGCCGAGGAGCTGCTCGTTCTTGTAGGGGACTGCAGCTGCCAAGGACGGCGCCTCGGCCCCGGCGACTACACCCGGAGCGCCGCAGGGACGGAGCACGAGGAGAACCGGAGCGAGCAGGGCGCCGAGATCATCATGGTGCGGCACGGGGTGGGGTGA